The genomic DNA AAATTACtggctagttaggagtctccgcgctaaaacaataattttaccCGATTTATCAaacaattctccacaagattggctagttttcacgacttcctCTTGTAGGAATGTTTACATATTAAAGGGACTAAgggattttttgtttttcaaatgtTTGCCCTCCAGCGGATTACCCATggattaaattaaaacttgcatttttattaaaagCTAGGGAAAGTTAAGTCTAAGGAGGATACTGTAGATGGGCACCGAGCCTAATTAATCTGCTTCCAGAAGCCGCCACAATGGCAATGCAGCCACTTGTTGAACCAGGCCTTCAGAGCCGAAGTCTTGGCCACTTTGTTGGCATTGTTGACAAAGACAAAGCCACAGCGGGCGCATCGTCTGATGGTAGTGGGATGGGCGCCGAGCTGCAGATTGCTGACGCCATCTTTCACCGACCTGGCAAACACCACATCCTCCATCTCCATGTCCTGCAGACACGTCGGCTCCACCAGGGAGGTGAACATGAGGTGGCCCGACTTCACGGCAGCAAATCCCTGGGCACTGAGCAGCGTCGTCGGGTTGAATTTGTTCAGCTGAGGAATGAGAAGCTGCTTCGAGAGCAGACTGCACTCGTCCAAGAGCATCTCGTCCGGCTCTGCGGGGTTCTGGGCCAGGCGCGTGAGCAGGCGGAACAGAATGACCAGCACGTCAATGTTCTCCATGATCTTGGTGTAGACGGGCAGGCATTGGGTGTTCAGCAGGCCCCAGATGCGAATCATCACGAGCAACTCCCTCAGACTGCTAATGGCGTTGATGTCCCGGCTGATGTCGTAGCTGGGACGCTTCCCCGACAGTTTGCACTTCATCACCTCTTCGGGCAGGCGGTTGAGCATGTTGACCGCCAGATCGGTGACCCACTGGATCAGTGGCTGAAGGCTCTGCAGCATCACTGGCTCCACGGTGAAGTCCTTGGCATCGAGGTTCAGCATCACAGTGTCCACGTCCGGTATGGACTCGTTCAGCTTCGTCGTCAGGTTGTCGGCGGGCCCTTTGTCCTGGTATCCGAGGTCGGAGGGGCGCAGAAGGCTCTTGAAGGTGGTGGATATGGCATGAAGGATGATCAGATTGTCaaactcctgctgctgcacgcgGCACAGATTGCTCTTGAGGGCCAGGAAGTTGGCGTAGTAATAATTCTTCACAAAGGAAGGCTGGCGCGAAAAGTTGTCCGTCAGCTTCTCCACCAAAGGCTCCAGGCTGCCAaggttcagcagcagcacgtcGCTGGCATCGCAGCCCGTGACGATGCAGTACTCCAGCAGGAGCAAGGCGGATCCACTCTGCTTCAGCGGGGGCGCCTGCATGGCATACAGCTGGGCGTGCGTATCGAAGATCAGGAGCATTTGGCTGGTGGGCGTGAGGTCGCCGCTCACGAATTTCACTCCACTGCCGTCGGACACGGACACTTTGTCGAACTGCGTGTGGTTCAGCTGCTTCAGAGAGTTGGGCTCCAGCACCTGCACACTGTTGTCCTGGAGTATAGCATAGACCGGGGAGCAGTCCGAGGCGGTCGGCACAAGGCGTGTGAGGCAGAGGTCGGCAAGCGGCGCATTCAAATGGAGTTTGGCCACCTGCTCCCAGCTTTCCGACTGCACGAACTCATTTCCCTTGTTGGAGCCGCCTCCCTGCAGCAGGGTGTGCACACTCTGATGCCTGCGCGTGAGGGTCCACTGCTCCAGCAAGCTGCCGCCCTCTGGGCAGGAGTAGGCTATGAAGATCACGTCGTCGTTGGCCACCCGCGTCCACTTCAGGTGACTGATGAGCTTGCCCTCGAGCGGATTGAGGAATATGCTGGCCTGCGACTCGGACTTGATGGCCATGTGCTGCTCCAGGCCCAGGTCTCCTTCCATCATCAGGGAAATCTTGAAGCACTgcacgagctgctgctgccagccacaGCTGAAGGCCACATTGACGGCTCCCGAGGTTCTCGGCGCCATGCTGCAGTGCTCTATGAAGCTCCTGGAGATGCCAATGCTGTGCATGACGGGCGTCAGCTCAACAATCTCGCTGCCGGCACCCTCGGTGCTGGGGAACTTTTGCAGCAGGGGCAGGCTGAAGGCGCCCAGGAGGCCGGAAGATGTCAGCAGAATGCAGCCCTCGCTGGCCACCCCGCCGAAGCCGCTGAGCGTGGGCCGTTGCTCCAGACGCTCAAACTTCTCCGCATAGTAGGTGTGCTCCTTCTTCTGGGGATTGAACAGGACTCCCTTGCCGTTGTGGAAGAACTTGGCCTCTATGATGTCCTCGCTTGGGATGTTTGCATGGTACTGCAGCAGCCAGATATTGATGGACTGATGCTTGGGCTGCCAAATCTCCACGCGTCCGCCCACAtagccgagcagcagctgctccccattggcactccactccagcaCATTGATCAGGGACTTTGAGGAGCACACCTTGTAGTACTCCCACGGCGTCACAATGTCGCTGACATACACATGACTGTTGCTGGCCCCCACAGCCACGCCggcaccgctgctgctgtcgccagGACCATGTGACACTATCGCGCTCTGAAGCGAGCTGAACGCGATAATGTTGCGGGCCGACACAGAGCACAGCACCACTTTTTGGGGGAACACGCTGTCCTTGCCGAACTCCTTGCTCTCCACCTTGTAGAGAATCGTCAttttgcaaaacaaatttttcgtaaacaaaacaattcgGCAAGCGCAAGAGGTGGACAACCCGTCCTGCCAGTGACGGGCGTAAATATCGAAACTAGCCTAATGGTCGTTCAcaccacaacacttttcacgGCAACACAAGAGCAGTCTAGTCTGGAACAGATAACTGCGAATACGAGTGTAGTGGGAGTATCGATAGTTCGCACTAATCGCAACACTGCAACTCATCGATAGTCGTTTgttcagcttttgttttgcttttttactttttggaaatttattaataaattggAAATGAATTAATGATTTAATTCATTAAACAACTGCAGTCAAATGAGGAAATCGACACTGTACAGCACAGCTGATTATCGGCTTTTAGTTTGACAGCATCCAAACAAGAGTCGCAAAGTAAACcggctttttgttgttgttgttatcttTCCAATCTGTTTGAAGCGTTTTCGAAAGTTTAATGAACTCCGACGCAGCGTACATTAACTTACGGCAATAAATACACAATGATTAAGAATAAGCCTAACTAGAAACGAGAGCGACGCAGGCGCCCTGCACCCCGCAGCTACACCAGATTGGCGTAGCGCAAGCCCTTGACCAGGCTGCCGCTGAagctgtcgctgtcgatgAAGCGAATGCCATCGGCGAGACAGGACTGCACGCTGCAAGGATACTCTGCACCGTAGGCACTGCCATCCCATCGTATCTGCAGCTCGTAGGACAGCTCCGGGGTAAGTACACACGCCTCCTCGCGCCGCCAGCTGAGGTGCAAGTCGCAATTGTATTTCGTGCTCTGATTTTGAATGACATGACTCCACACGGGATTGCTGGGGGCGTCCTCGCCGTCGGCCGGCAGCTCGTACAGGTCCAGGCGCAGGGACTCGCGGTACTCCAGCGGCATTTGAACCTGAACGTGACCAAAGTTGCCGGTCAGGTTGGGGGGCAGGCGACTGTTGATGACCACTCCCAGGAGCGAGATGAAGCGGGGGCTCCTGAGTCGGAGACGCCATAAGGGAGACTCTGCATCGACTGTGAACGGTCGACAGGCCTTGTAGTAGCAGCGCTCCACGGAGACAAtgggagccggagccggagatTGCGCCTCTTCGGAAGCATTCACATTCACTGGCCACGAGTTGGCCTCCGGCCCCAGGCAATGGACCACCAAGTCCGCATCGCTGGGTCCCAGGCCCAGTTGCTCA from Drosophila subobscura isolate 14011-0131.10 chromosome E, UCBerk_Dsub_1.0, whole genome shotgun sequence includes the following:
- the LOC117891040 gene encoding mediator of RNA polymerase II transcription subunit 16, translating into MTILYKVESKEFGKDSVFPQKVVLCSVSARNIIAFSSLQSAIVSHGPGDSSSGAGVAVGASNSHVYVSDIVTPWEYYKVCSSKSLINVLEWSANGEQLLLGYVGGRVEIWQPKHQSINIWLLQYHANIPSEDIIEAKFFHNGKGVLFNPQKKEHTYYAEKFERLEQRPTLSGFGGVASEGCILLTSSGLLGAFSLPLLQKFPSTEGAGSEIVELTPVMHSIGISRSFIEHCSMAPRTSGAVNVAFSCGWQQQLVQCFKISLMMEGDLGLEQHMAIKSESQASIFLNPLEGKLISHLKWTRVANDDVIFIAYSCPEGGSLLEQWTLTRRHQSVHTLLQGGGSNKGNEFVQSESWEQVAKLHLNAPLADLCLTRLVPTASDCSPVYAILQDNSVQVLEPNSLKQLNHTQFDKVSVSDGSGVKFVSGDLTPTSQMLLIFDTHAQLYAMQAPPLKQSGSALLLLEYCIVTGCDASDVLLLNLGSLEPLVEKLTDNFSRQPSFVKNYYYANFLALKSNLCRVQQQEFDNLIILHAISTTFKSLLRPSDLGYQDKGPADNLTTKLNESIPDVDTVMLNLDAKDFTVEPVMLQSLQPLIQWVTDLAVNMLNRLPEEVMKCKLSGKRPSYDISRDINAISSLRELLVMIRIWGLLNTQCLPVYTKIMENIDVLVILFRLLTRLAQNPAEPDEMLLDECSLLSKQLLIPQLNKFNPTTLLSAQGFAAVKSGHLMFTSLVEPTCLQDMEMEDVVFARSVKDGVSNLQLGAHPTTIRRCARCGFVFVNNANKVAKTSALKAWFNKWLHCHCGGFWKQIN